The Raoultibacter phocaeensis genome contains a region encoding:
- a CDS encoding acyl-CoA dehydrogenase, with translation MDFSKTEEQELLLESLHTVMERGDFDTYFKECDKNHEYPQKAVDALVEAGFSTLGIPEEFGGTPTDITTQIMLAEEAHALGYPSLCWINFATEVDDILTFGNKEQQEAVLGYALQGIKPFTLGFTEPQAGSDSAAMATTATKRDGKVYINGNKTFNTSADRAPFMLCVCRSGINESPYKDFSMYLFPMDRPGITIEKLDKIGNNMCGTYEVHLNDVECEETDLVGEECKGFYQLMKNFEVERLTICAANVGMARCAYDEAVKYAGQREQFGKTIGSFQLIQEKIVDMKIKIENMQNMLYKAAWKKQSGQSIQIDSSLVKRYTGQAAFEVIDDAMQIMGGIGYTNDCRIARLWRDQRVYRIMAGTEEIMVHTAGRALIKEAQ, from the coding sequence ATGGATTTCAGTAAGACCGAGGAACAGGAACTTCTGCTTGAGAGCTTGCATACCGTGATGGAACGCGGTGATTTCGACACGTACTTCAAAGAGTGCGACAAAAACCACGAGTACCCTCAGAAGGCCGTCGATGCGCTCGTCGAGGCGGGCTTTTCCACGCTCGGCATACCCGAAGAGTTCGGCGGAACGCCCACCGACATCACGACGCAGATCATGCTCGCCGAAGAAGCTCATGCGCTCGGCTACCCGTCGCTGTGCTGGATCAACTTCGCCACCGAAGTCGACGATATCCTTACATTCGGCAACAAGGAGCAGCAGGAGGCCGTGCTCGGCTACGCGCTCCAGGGCATCAAGCCGTTCACACTCGGCTTCACCGAGCCCCAGGCCGGCTCCGATTCGGCCGCCATGGCCACCACCGCCACCAAGCGCGACGGCAAGGTGTACATCAACGGTAACAAGACGTTCAACACGAGCGCCGATCGCGCCCCGTTCATGCTGTGCGTGTGCCGCAGCGGCATCAACGAGAGCCCCTATAAAGACTTCAGCATGTACCTGTTCCCGATGGACCGCCCGGGCATCACGATCGAGAAGCTTGACAAGATCGGCAACAACATGTGCGGCACCTACGAGGTGCACTTAAACGACGTCGAGTGCGAGGAAACCGACCTCGTAGGCGAGGAGTGCAAAGGATTTTACCAGCTCATGAAGAATTTCGAGGTTGAGCGCCTTACCATCTGCGCCGCGAACGTGGGCATGGCACGCTGCGCGTACGACGAAGCGGTGAAGTACGCGGGGCAGCGCGAGCAGTTCGGCAAGACCATCGGCAGCTTCCAGCTCATCCAGGAAAAGATCGTCGATATGAAGATCAAGATCGAGAACATGCAGAACATGCTGTACAAGGCTGCGTGGAAGAAGCAAAGCGGCCAGTCGATCCAGATCGATTCGTCGCTCGTGAAACGCTACACCGGCCAAGCTGCGTTCGAGGTCATCGACGACGCGATGCAGATCATGGGCGGCATCGGCTATACGAACGACTGCCGCATCGCGCGTTTGTGGCGCGATCAGCGCGTGTATCGCATCATGGCCGGCACCGAGGAGATCATGGTGCACACGGCCGGACGCGCGCTCATCAAAGAAGCCCAGTAA
- a CDS encoding SLC13 family permease, with the protein MENTNVPLSKRLVGIGLAALCIVASMLIPGSEQLPAEGVKTLGLMLALVSLWVTSAMPLGVTALFVVVMCPVLGIVPSLGDAIKGFASPALFFIIAVFSLPVIMLKTNWGVRLINMIVKRTGANSRMLVLGFMVATTLVSTVMSDVPCTVLFLGFALTILNATGAKPLQSNLGRCLMIGIPIAAVTGGMATPAGSSFNVVAMNILQQATGTSISFLDWVVVALPVVIVMTPITWFFITQLIKPEPIADSALQGIRDQAAGAKKVEPHEVKALVVILGLLALWILGNWVPVLNATVVALIGLTVMFLPGMNLLSWKEFQTSVPWGIVLMCGTIMSMGGVVEATGGAAFLAGAIAGSGVMDLGFFAAFALMLALIYLLHTVCPIGVAILGIFLPIMITLCAGFGVSPAVPTIALAVVVAGNYLMPVNPTVMLTYGEGYYTFGDMFKTGLVPAVALVLIMAAWMPFIVGVMGI; encoded by the coding sequence ATGGAAAACACCAACGTCCCGCTGTCCAAGCGCCTCGTCGGCATCGGGCTCGCGGCGCTCTGCATCGTCGCCTCGATGCTCATCCCGGGCTCCGAGCAGCTGCCCGCCGAGGGCGTGAAGACCTTAGGTCTCATGCTCGCGCTCGTGTCTTTGTGGGTCACGTCCGCCATGCCGCTCGGCGTGACGGCGCTCTTCGTCGTGGTCATGTGCCCGGTCCTCGGCATCGTGCCGAGCCTCGGCGACGCCATCAAGGGCTTCGCGAGCCCCGCGCTCTTCTTCATCATCGCGGTGTTCTCGCTGCCCGTCATCATGCTCAAGACCAACTGGGGCGTGCGCCTCATCAACATGATCGTCAAGCGGACCGGCGCGAACTCGCGCATGCTCGTGCTCGGCTTCATGGTCGCCACGACCCTCGTGTCCACGGTCATGTCCGACGTGCCCTGCACGGTGCTGTTCCTCGGCTTCGCGCTCACGATCCTCAACGCCACGGGCGCCAAGCCCCTGCAGTCCAACCTCGGGCGCTGCCTCATGATCGGCATCCCGATCGCGGCGGTCACGGGCGGCATGGCGACGCCCGCGGGCTCGTCGTTCAACGTCGTGGCCATGAACATCCTGCAGCAGGCCACGGGCACCTCGATCTCGTTTCTGGACTGGGTGGTCGTCGCGCTGCCGGTCGTGATCGTCATGACGCCGATCACGTGGTTCTTCATCACGCAGCTCATCAAGCCCGAGCCCATCGCCGACTCGGCGCTGCAGGGCATCCGCGACCAGGCCGCCGGCGCCAAGAAGGTCGAGCCCCACGAGGTCAAGGCGCTCGTCGTCATCCTCGGCCTCCTGGCCCTGTGGATCCTCGGCAACTGGGTGCCGGTCCTCAACGCCACCGTCGTCGCCCTCATCGGGCTCACGGTCATGTTCCTGCCCGGCATGAACCTGCTTTCCTGGAAGGAGTTCCAGACCTCCGTGCCCTGGGGCATCGTGCTCATGTGCGGCACCATCATGTCGATGGGCGGGGTCGTCGAGGCCACGGGCGGCGCGGCCTTCCTCGCGGGCGCCATCGCCGGCTCCGGCGTCATGGACCTCGGCTTCTTCGCGGCCTTCGCGCTCATGCTCGCGCTCATCTACCTGCTCCACACCGTGTGCCCCATCGGCGTGGCCATCCTCGGCATCTTCCTGCCGATCATGATCACGCTGTGCGCCGGCTTCGGCGTGAGCCCGGCCGTGCCCACGATCGCGCTCGCCGTGGTCGTCGCCGGCAACTACCTCATGCCGGTGAACCCCACCGTCATGCTCACCTACGGCGAGGGCTACTACACCTTCGGCGACATGTTCAAGACCGGCCTCGTGCCCGCGGTCGCGCTCGTGCTGATCATGGCCGCCTGGATGCCCTTCATCGTGGGGGTCATGGGGATATAG
- a CDS encoding LysR family transcriptional regulator codes for MDIEIYREFMALAAHKSFVSAARDLNMSQPSLSRHMNALANDLGCQLFYDTRPLSLTAAGEVVLKHAGKIIGDQANMLAELQALPASSNNRILILDLLHTNALYVGINEAAAQAKERFPGLRIEFVNMDNSGMGGQQMIDAKKVDISFETIISEAPTTELELSDSVEAIWVPEFHGELVAGVSRTSPLAGRESLTLKELSQSRFILQANRYSERFREDFIAMCREVGFYPNITLVPADNPLEFYATDPGDGIHLLTKVDRKYKPLISDLLKQHVEIVPFADKKRYVDAFALMKSFPDRPDLEFFSELLVEHAKRLQAEMFKG; via the coding sequence ATGGACATCGAGATCTACCGGGAATTCATGGCGCTCGCCGCCCATAAGAGTTTTGTGTCCGCTGCGCGCGATCTCAACATGTCGCAACCCTCGTTAAGCCGCCACATGAACGCACTCGCAAACGATCTTGGCTGCCAGCTGTTCTACGATACGCGGCCTTTGAGCCTAACGGCAGCAGGGGAAGTGGTCTTAAAGCACGCAGGCAAGATCATCGGCGACCAGGCGAACATGCTCGCCGAGCTGCAAGCGTTGCCCGCAAGCAGCAACAACCGCATCCTCATCCTCGACCTTCTGCACACCAACGCCCTGTACGTCGGCATCAACGAGGCCGCCGCACAGGCGAAGGAGCGCTTCCCGGGCCTTCGCATCGAGTTCGTCAACATGGACAATTCCGGCATGGGCGGCCAGCAGATGATCGATGCGAAAAAGGTCGACATCTCGTTCGAAACCATCATCTCGGAAGCCCCCACGACCGAACTCGAGCTGTCCGATTCAGTTGAGGCCATCTGGGTACCCGAGTTTCACGGCGAACTCGTGGCAGGGGTCTCCCGCACCTCCCCGCTCGCTGGGCGCGAAAGCCTCACACTCAAAGAGCTTTCACAATCGCGCTTCATCCTCCAGGCGAACCGCTACTCGGAACGCTTCCGCGAAGATTTCATCGCCATGTGCCGCGAAGTGGGCTTTTACCCCAACATCACGCTCGTGCCCGCCGACAACCCCCTCGAGTTCTACGCAACCGATCCAGGCGACGGCATCCATCTTCTCACCAAGGTTGACCGCAAGTACAAGCCACTGATATCCGATCTGCTCAAGCAGCACGTCGAGATCGTTCCCTTCGCGGATAAGAAGCGCTACGTCGACGCGTTCGCGCTCATGAAGAGCTTCCCCGACAGGCCGGATCTCGAGTTCTTCTCCGAGCTTTTGGTCGAGCACGCCAAGCGCCTGCAAGCGGAGATGTTCAAAGGCTAG